A portion of the Actomonas aquatica genome contains these proteins:
- a CDS encoding adenylate/guanylate cyclase domain-containing protein — MIRFRSFRATLLTVLLAAVAATQIAIYTMVAFVNHREARREIETDLEAAAIAFERVSSDHVRQLAISATAVARDYAFRQNFFTFLEDAETLQSAMASARDRIDADLNAWVDLDGATITALPAAPDDLFAEIVLRADESEEARATGYIELDGELYVAAAVPIYAPTIVAWWVVGTRVDSTLASDLHAMTGVDVSFANTQGQITASSLEAPLREALTRQVPGLTMDDSTMQQLSLQEQSILVRVRPVPLDSGGHLLTLLQYSLHEKLAPSRRLGRLIFFVSLGGIAVAAILGAGLARRLSRPVQALAHHTQLIAAGDYTTRLELNRRDELGDLAHAFNAMSTGLAERDQVRDLLDKNVSPEVAAELMREGAALGGEEREVTILFADLRGFTTFAEDLPARDVVAQLNRYLDRMTAAIESAGGVIDKFIGDEIMALFGAPVSAPDCAHRALQAAQAMRSALAELNREFVAESLPPLAFGIGINSARVIAGNIGSHRRLNYSVIGDGVNLAARLQALTRREEFGTDLILSESTLIAARRHAPYPSRDLGKHLVKGRHEPVRIYTLGD; from the coding sequence ATGATCCGCTTCCGCAGCTTCCGCGCGACCCTGCTGACGGTGCTCCTCGCGGCCGTCGCGGCCACCCAGATCGCGATCTATACAATGGTCGCATTCGTGAACCACCGGGAGGCCCGCCGGGAGATTGAGACCGACCTCGAAGCGGCCGCCATTGCGTTCGAACGCGTCTCCTCCGACCACGTCCGCCAACTGGCGATCAGCGCCACTGCCGTCGCCCGCGACTACGCTTTTCGCCAGAACTTTTTCACCTTCCTCGAAGACGCCGAAACCCTGCAGTCGGCGATGGCCAGCGCCCGCGATCGGATCGATGCCGACCTCAACGCTTGGGTCGATCTCGATGGCGCCACCATCACCGCCCTGCCCGCCGCGCCGGACGACCTGTTTGCCGAAATCGTTCTCCGTGCCGACGAAAGTGAGGAAGCTCGCGCCACCGGTTACATCGAACTCGATGGCGAACTCTACGTCGCGGCCGCCGTGCCGATCTACGCGCCGACGATCGTCGCCTGGTGGGTGGTCGGCACCCGCGTGGACTCCACCCTCGCCTCCGATCTACACGCCATGACCGGTGTCGATGTAAGTTTCGCCAACACTCAGGGACAAATCACTGCGTCTTCCCTCGAAGCGCCTCTGCGCGAAGCCCTGACCCGACAGGTTCCCGGCCTCACCATGGACGACAGCACCATGCAGCAACTAAGCCTGCAGGAGCAGAGCATCCTGGTCCGCGTCCGCCCCGTCCCCCTCGATTCCGGCGGCCACCTGCTCACCCTCCTGCAATACTCCCTGCACGAGAAACTAGCCCCATCCCGCCGCCTGGGCCGCCTCATTTTCTTCGTCAGTCTCGGCGGCATCGCGGTCGCCGCCATCCTCGGCGCCGGACTCGCCCGCCGCCTGAGCCGACCCGTGCAGGCCCTCGCCCACCACACCCAACTCATCGCCGCCGGCGACTACACCACCCGCCTCGAACTCAACCGCCGCGACGAGCTCGGCGACCTCGCCCACGCCTTCAATGCCATGAGCACCGGCCTCGCCGAACGCGACCAGGTGCGCGACCTGTTGGACAAAAACGTCTCCCCCGAGGTCGCCGCCGAACTCATGCGCGAAGGCGCCGCCCTCGGTGGCGAGGAACGCGAGGTCACCATCCTCTTCGCCGACCTGCGCGGCTTCACGACCTTTGCCGAAGACCTGCCTGCGCGCGATGTCGTGGCCCAGCTCAACCGCTACCTCGACCGTATGACCGCGGCCATCGAGTCCGCCGGCGGGGTCATCGATAAATTCATCGGCGACGAGATCATGGCCCTCTTCGGCGCGCCGGTCTCCGCGCCCGACTGCGCCCATCGCGCCCTCCAAGCCGCCCAAGCAATGCGCAGCGCCCTCGCCGAGCTGAATCGCGAATTTGTCGCCGAGAGCCTGCCGCCGCTCGCCTTCGGCATCGGCATCAACTCCGCCCGCGTCATCGCCGGCAACATCGGCTCCCACCGGCGTCTCAACTACTCCGTCATCGGCGACGGCGTAAACCTCGCCGCCCGCCTCCAGGCCCTCACCCGTCGCGAGGAGTTTGGCACCGATCTCATTCTCAGCGAATCCACCTTGATCGCCGCCCGCCGCCACGCCCCTTACCCCTCCCGTGACTTGGGCAAACACCTGGTTAAAGGCCGCCACGAACCGGTCCGTATCTACACCCTTGGCGACTGA
- a CDS encoding carboxypeptidase regulatory-like domain-containing protein, translating to MRSSHLTFRIALLLLVTAGVRAADVEIQVNDQKQVPIAELAVWLTPLDRPTPPAPSNLHATVKQQDEEFTPYISIVRVGTEVAFPNLDDVQHHVYSLSRPAQFEIPLHGGNQTESVVLDKPGIIPVGCNIHDWMISHIVVVDTPWFGQTDADGRLRLTDLPAGRYTLEAWHPRLRKSHSEEITLAAGTPLTVPLELKLRPDRRLRRAPDAGGHGY from the coding sequence ATGCGTTCTAGCCACTTAACCTTTCGCATCGCACTGCTCTTGCTCGTGACCGCCGGAGTTCGCGCGGCCGACGTGGAAATTCAGGTCAACGACCAGAAGCAGGTCCCGATCGCCGAGCTTGCCGTCTGGCTCACGCCGCTCGACCGGCCAACGCCACCGGCTCCCTCGAACCTCCACGCCACCGTCAAACAGCAGGACGAAGAGTTCACCCCCTACATCTCCATCGTGCGGGTCGGCACCGAGGTCGCTTTTCCCAATCTCGATGACGTGCAACATCACGTCTATTCGCTCTCCCGCCCCGCTCAGTTCGAGATTCCGCTGCACGGCGGCAACCAGACCGAATCCGTCGTGCTCGACAAACCCGGCATCATCCCCGTCGGCTGCAACATCCACGATTGGATGATCTCCCACATCGTCGTCGTCGACACGCCGTGGTTCGGCCAGACTGACGCCGACGGCCGCCTCCGTCTCACCGATCTGCCAGCTGGCCGCTACACTTTGGAAGCCTGGCATCCACGCCTGCGCAAATCTCACTCCGAAGAAATCACCCTCGCGGCAGGCACACCGCTCACGGTGCCGCTGGAGCTCAAACTGCGTCCCGATCGCCGGCTGCGCCGCGCTCCCGATGCGGGTGGCCACGGTTACTGA
- a CDS encoding arylesterase: MTKTLRLPFLVLALICGSAATRADSNTDDVQTILFYGDSLTAGYGLNDPTVTAFPALIGDKLADAGLPYRIVNAGLSGETSSGGLRRINWVMRQPVDIFVLELGANDGLRGLPLDLLEANLQKIIDRVRAKNPNVQLVIAGMQMPTSMGDYAKDFAAIFPRLAEANDATLIPFLLDGVGGVAELNQADAIHPNSAGHRIVAETVWTHLAPLVSP, from the coding sequence ATGACGAAGACGCTTCGCCTCCCCTTTCTAGTTCTCGCGTTGATCTGCGGCAGTGCCGCCACCCGCGCCGACTCCAATACCGACGACGTGCAGACCATCCTGTTCTACGGCGACAGCCTGACCGCCGGCTACGGCCTCAATGACCCCACCGTCACCGCCTTTCCCGCCCTCATCGGCGACAAACTGGCGGACGCCGGCCTGCCCTACCGCATCGTCAACGCCGGCCTCTCCGGTGAAACCTCCTCCGGCGGCCTGCGCCGCATCAACTGGGTCATGCGCCAGCCGGTCGACATCTTCGTGCTCGAACTCGGCGCCAACGACGGCCTGCGCGGCCTCCCCCTCGATCTGCTCGAAGCCAACCTCCAAAAAATCATCGACCGTGTGCGCGCCAAAAATCCCAACGTGCAACTCGTCATCGCTGGGATGCAGATGCCCACGAGCATGGGCGATTACGCGAAGGACTTTGCCGCCATATTCCCGCGCCTCGCCGAGGCCAACGACGCTACGCTCATCCCGTTCCTGCTCGACGGCGTGGGCGGCGTAGCCGAGCTCAACCAAGCCGACGCCATCCATCCCAATTCCGCCGGACACCGCATCGTCGCCGAGACAGTCTGGACGCACCTTGCGCCTTTGGTATCTCCTTGA
- a CDS encoding ABC transporter ATP-binding protein, which produces MSVQSMLKVQRLTKSYPTAAGALTVLNEVSFDLAAGESLAILGPSGSGKTTLLGLCAGLDRPSGGEVMVAGEAIGAMSEDERARVRNEHVGFVFQNFQLVPTLTALENVLVPLELRGAGGAAAEAKAVELLTRVGLGARTDHYPVQLSGGEQQRVALARAFINEPKILFCDEPTGNLDGATAHTVQELIFGLNHEKGTTLVMVTHDLELAKLCAQVLRLRNGEVVEGDF; this is translated from the coding sequence ATGAGTGTTCAATCCATGTTGAAAGTCCAGCGCCTGACCAAGAGCTACCCCACGGCGGCGGGGGCGTTGACCGTTTTAAACGAAGTCAGCTTCGATCTGGCCGCGGGGGAGTCGCTCGCGATTCTGGGTCCATCGGGCAGCGGTAAAACCACGTTGCTGGGCCTTTGCGCCGGCCTCGATCGACCGTCGGGCGGTGAGGTGATGGTGGCTGGCGAAGCGATCGGCGCGATGAGCGAGGACGAGCGCGCGCGGGTGCGCAACGAGCACGTGGGCTTCGTGTTTCAGAACTTTCAATTGGTGCCCACGCTCACCGCCTTGGAGAACGTGCTGGTGCCGCTCGAGCTGCGCGGGGCGGGTGGCGCGGCGGCCGAGGCCAAGGCGGTGGAGTTGCTCACGCGCGTGGGTCTGGGCGCACGCACGGACCATTATCCGGTGCAGCTGTCCGGCGGTGAACAGCAGCGCGTGGCGTTGGCGCGGGCGTTTATCAACGAGCCCAAGATCCTCTTCTGTGATGAGCCGACAGGTAACCTGGACGGCGCTACGGCGCACACGGTGCAGGAGCTCATCTTCGGCCTGAACCACGAAAAAGGCACAACGTTGGTGATGGTCACGCACGACCTAGAACTGGCCAAGCTCTGCGCCCAAGTCCTCCGCCTCCGCAACGGCGAAGTGGTCGAGGGAGATTTTTAA
- a CDS encoding GxxExxY protein: MQNVIYADESYRIMGACFEVYREKGCGFLEAVFQECLELEFADQGLPFVAQPKLELSYKGRTLKQTYSPDFVCFGKIIVEIKAVSALTDEHRAQVHNYLKSTGMKLGILVNFGHYPKVESERIVL, encoded by the coding sequence ATGCAGAACGTCATTTATGCGGATGAATCCTACCGAATTATGGGAGCTTGTTTTGAGGTCTACCGGGAGAAGGGATGCGGTTTCTTGGAGGCGGTCTTTCAAGAGTGCCTGGAGCTGGAGTTTGCGGATCAGGGACTACCGTTTGTGGCTCAGCCCAAGTTGGAACTGAGCTACAAGGGCAGAACGCTGAAGCAGACCTATTCGCCGGACTTTGTTTGTTTCGGGAAAATTATCGTAGAGATAAAAGCGGTATCGGCTCTGACCGATGAGCACCGGGCGCAGGTCCACAACTACCTCAAGTCGACGGGCATGAAATTGGGCATCCTCGTGAATTTTGGGCACTACCCGAAAGTCGAAAGCGAACGCATCGTCCTCTGA
- a CDS encoding ABC transporter permease, translating into MRFILKMAWRDSRASRRRLVLASFSIVLGIASLVAIGSFNANLREAIDAQARTLLGADLRVQGRAAFSPEILAELEAMGGQQAREIALSTMIVFPTAENRTRLATLRALEGGYPFYGDFETVPADAPAKLAAGGKVAVLEETLMAQFGVAVGDPIRLGDEEFTVVGALRQIPGDSVMVAMLSPRVFIPYDELEGAGLLGPGSLARHRRYVVFDDGSDPLAVERRMREAYPDEHLGYETVEERKRELGNALRNVYSFLSLVGFVALFLGAIGVASAIHVHIRQKIPTVAVLRCLGASSRTAFGVYLVQGLALGLIGSVVGAAVGVGVQLALPRLVADMLPVEVDFGIIWPVVFKGAGAGLLICGLFSLLPLLAVRRVSPLVAIRAAVAEAAANRDPWRWVVYGGIVAIVAGFALRQAPRWQVGVGFIVALAVSFLVLGLLGRVVAWAARRFTPKRAPYVWRQGIANLHRPNNRTVLLLLALGLGTFLIVTLALTRATLLAQIAGAGGSDRPNLLFFDIQDDQIDPLREILVREDAPMLADAPIVTMRVSQVRGTPVGEILRDRDNNVADWTLRREYRSTFRDHLNERTERITAGEWVSAVEYDGSGVVPISLEQGVAEQMNVALGDEIEWDVQGLSILTRVASLREVEWRRMEPNFFVVFPAGVLEPAPKFYVAATRVGDPAHSARVQEAIVAALPNVSAIDLQLVLETLDGIFEKVQFVIQFMALFTVATGVIVLVGTMMSGRLQRLREVVLLRTLGATGRQLWQIQLVEYAVLGLLSALVGCGLAVVANGLLAHFVFETVGVASPVTLVVAVITVSAITLLTGLMSNRGVTNHPPLEVLRAEG; encoded by the coding sequence ATGCGTTTTATCCTGAAAATGGCCTGGCGGGATTCGCGGGCTTCGCGGCGGCGGTTGGTGCTGGCTTCGTTTTCCATCGTGCTGGGCATCGCGTCGCTGGTGGCGATCGGGTCCTTCAATGCGAATCTGCGCGAGGCGATCGATGCGCAGGCTCGCACCCTGCTCGGGGCCGATCTGCGGGTGCAGGGGCGGGCGGCGTTTTCACCGGAGATCCTCGCCGAGCTCGAGGCCATGGGCGGGCAGCAGGCGCGCGAGATCGCGCTGTCCACCATGATCGTTTTCCCCACCGCGGAGAACCGCACGCGGCTGGCCACGCTGCGGGCGCTGGAAGGCGGGTATCCATTTTATGGTGACTTCGAGACCGTGCCGGCCGATGCGCCGGCCAAGCTCGCGGCGGGCGGCAAGGTGGCCGTGTTGGAAGAGACCCTGATGGCGCAGTTTGGCGTGGCGGTGGGGGACCCGATCCGACTGGGCGACGAGGAGTTTACGGTGGTGGGCGCGCTGCGGCAGATCCCCGGGGATTCGGTGATGGTGGCAATGCTTTCGCCACGGGTCTTCATTCCCTACGACGAGCTGGAGGGCGCGGGGCTGCTCGGCCCGGGCAGCCTGGCGCGGCACCGGCGTTACGTGGTGTTTGACGATGGCAGCGATCCGCTGGCGGTGGAGCGGCGCATGCGCGAGGCCTACCCGGATGAGCACCTCGGCTACGAGACGGTGGAGGAGCGCAAGCGGGAGTTGGGCAACGCGCTGCGCAACGTGTATTCGTTCCTGAGTTTGGTGGGATTTGTGGCGCTGTTTTTGGGCGCGATTGGCGTGGCGAGTGCGATCCATGTGCACATCCGTCAGAAGATCCCGACGGTCGCGGTGCTGCGTTGTTTGGGCGCGAGTTCCCGCACGGCCTTCGGCGTGTATCTCGTGCAGGGCCTCGCGCTCGGTCTGATCGGCTCGGTGGTCGGTGCGGCGGTGGGCGTGGGCGTGCAGCTCGCGCTGCCGCGATTGGTGGCGGACATGCTGCCGGTGGAGGTGGACTTTGGCATCATCTGGCCGGTCGTGTTTAAGGGCGCGGGGGCGGGTCTGTTGATCTGCGGGTTGTTTTCGCTGCTGCCGTTGCTGGCGGTGCGGCGCGTGTCGCCGCTGGTGGCGATTCGGGCGGCGGTGGCCGAGGCGGCGGCCAACCGGGATCCGTGGCGCTGGGTCGTTTACGGCGGCATCGTGGCCATCGTGGCGGGTTTTGCGCTGCGGCAGGCTCCGCGGTGGCAGGTGGGCGTGGGTTTCATCGTCGCGCTGGCCGTGAGTTTTCTGGTGCTCGGTCTGTTGGGCAGAGTGGTGGCGTGGGCGGCGCGACGGTTCACCCCAAAGCGCGCGCCGTATGTGTGGCGACAGGGCATCGCGAACCTGCACCGACCGAACAATCGCACCGTGTTGCTGTTGCTCGCGCTGGGCTTGGGCACGTTCCTGATCGTGACGTTGGCGCTGACGCGGGCGACCCTGCTGGCACAGATCGCGGGCGCGGGCGGCAGCGATCGTCCCAACCTGTTGTTCTTCGATATTCAGGACGACCAGATCGATCCGCTGCGCGAGATTCTGGTGCGTGAAGACGCGCCAATGTTGGCCGACGCGCCGATCGTGACCATGCGCGTGTCGCAGGTGCGGGGCACGCCGGTGGGCGAGATCCTGCGCGACCGGGACAACAACGTCGCGGATTGGACGCTGCGGCGCGAATACCGCTCGACCTTCCGCGATCATTTGAACGAGCGCACGGAGCGCATCACGGCGGGCGAGTGGGTGAGTGCGGTCGAATACGATGGCTCCGGCGTGGTGCCGATCTCGCTGGAGCAGGGCGTCGCCGAGCAGATGAACGTCGCGCTCGGCGACGAGATTGAATGGGACGTGCAGGGCCTATCGATCCTGACGCGCGTGGCCAGTTTGCGCGAAGTCGAGTGGCGACGCATGGAGCCCAACTTCTTTGTGGTTTTCCCGGCGGGCGTGTTGGAGCCGGCGCCGAAGTTTTACGTGGCGGCGACGCGCGTGGGCGATCCGGCGCATTCGGCGCGGGTGCAGGAGGCGATCGTGGCCGCGTTGCCGAATGTATCCGCAATCGATCTACAACTGGTGCTCGAGACCCTCGATGGCATTTTCGAGAAGGTGCAGTTTGTGATTCAGTTCATGGCACTCTTTACGGTCGCGACCGGCGTGATCGTGCTGGTCGGCACCATGATGAGCGGTCGTCTGCAACGCCTGCGCGAAGTCGTGCTGTTGCGCACGCTCGGGGCGACGGGGCGGCAGTTGTGGCAGATTCAGTTGGTCGAATATGCCGTGCTCGGTCTGCTCTCCGCGCTGGTGGGCTGCGGCCTCGCCGTGGTGGCCAACGGGTTGCTGGCGCACTTTGTGTTTGAGACGGTCGGGGTGGCCTCGCCGGTGACGCTGGTGGTGGCTGTGATCACGGTGTCGGCGATCACGCTGCTGACGGGGCTGATGTCGAACCGGGGCGTGACGAATCACCCGCCACTGGAGGTGCTGCGGGCGGAAGGTTGA
- a CDS encoding helix-turn-helix domain-containing protein, producing the protein MDVPLSTSAVEHRKYFPGRMTHLGEGAAWQDILVEIHHRPAVSETMLIPAVAEPQLQWQISGHLRCEDREVDGQWEMHQVEPGDLFLITEPEPYELRWQAIDDQPVVVMHVTIGLPLLARAAKELFGAGAGIPLLREFNGERDPTILALLEMLRRELVEQRTASVSFVQGVAQALALHLVRTYRDDERPQPRRATALPAFHLQQVLRLMEGALAEGIQVGRLAAEVGMSESHFSRMFKGNTGFSPSRYFIRLRISKAQELLRQTTRPIIEIGLEVGYASPSHFAHVFRRETGTTPQAYREHNQSDLPPAYLSRIATA; encoded by the coding sequence ATGGACGTCCCGCTGAGCACCTCTGCGGTCGAGCACCGCAAATACTTCCCGGGGCGGATGACGCACCTCGGCGAAGGTGCGGCGTGGCAAGATATCTTGGTGGAAATTCACCATCGTCCGGCGGTGAGCGAAACGATGCTCATTCCCGCGGTGGCCGAGCCGCAGCTGCAGTGGCAGATTTCCGGGCACCTGCGGTGTGAGGATCGGGAAGTGGATGGGCAGTGGGAGATGCATCAGGTCGAGCCGGGCGACTTGTTTTTGATCACCGAGCCCGAGCCGTATGAGCTCCGCTGGCAGGCCATTGACGACCAACCGGTGGTGGTGATGCACGTGACCATCGGGCTGCCGCTTTTGGCGCGCGCGGCGAAGGAGTTGTTTGGCGCCGGCGCGGGCATCCCGCTTTTGCGCGAGTTTAATGGCGAACGCGACCCCACCATCCTGGCGTTGTTGGAGATGCTGCGGCGCGAGTTGGTGGAACAACGGACGGCCAGCGTGTCGTTTGTGCAAGGCGTCGCCCAGGCGCTAGCGCTGCATCTTGTGCGCACTTACCGCGATGACGAGCGTCCGCAACCGCGGCGGGCCACGGCGCTACCCGCCTTTCACCTGCAACAGGTCCTGCGCCTGATGGAAGGAGCCCTCGCTGAAGGCATCCAGGTCGGTCGACTCGCCGCCGAGGTGGGCATGAGCGAGTCGCACTTTTCGCGGATGTTTAAGGGCAACACCGGCTTCTCGCCGTCGCGCTATTTCATCCGTCTGCGCATTTCGAAAGCACAGGAGCTGTTGCGCCAAACCACCCGGCCGATCATCGAGATCGGACTGGAGGTGGGTTATGCCAGCCCGAGTCACTTTGCCCACGTCTTCCGGCGCGAGACCGGCACCACGCCGCAGGCTTACCGCGAGCACAACCAGAGCGACCTGCCGCCGGCGTATTTGAGCAGAATCGCGACAGCGTGA
- a CDS encoding alpha/beta hydrolase, which produces MAATAPLTAEVVETWDKTFPQSEKVDHEKVAFKNRYGITIVADLYLPKDLGDKSAAALAVSGPYGAVKEQASGLYAQTMAERGFVTLAFDPSYTGESGGEPRNVSSPDINTEDFSAAVDFLGLHAKVDRERIGIIGICGFGGMALNAAAIDKRIKAVASSTMYDMSRVMARGYFDSMTLEERTKTLEQLGEQRWKDAAAGEPAYGPVSLELSGGEPQFVVDYAGYYKSKERGFHPRSINSNASWTITNPLSFMNMPLLTYIAEISPRPTLIIHGADAHSRYFSETAYANAAEPKELLIIEDANHVDLYDQVDKIPFAKLTEFFTTNLK; this is translated from the coding sequence ATGGCCGCAACCGCTCCGCTCACCGCCGAGGTGGTGGAGACGTGGGACAAGACCTTCCCGCAGAGTGAAAAGGTCGACCACGAGAAAGTCGCTTTCAAGAACCGCTACGGCATCACCATCGTGGCCGATCTCTACCTGCCAAAGGATCTCGGCGACAAGTCGGCCGCAGCCCTCGCCGTCAGCGGACCCTATGGCGCGGTGAAGGAACAGGCTTCCGGTCTCTACGCGCAGACCATGGCCGAGCGCGGTTTTGTGACGCTCGCCTTCGATCCGTCCTACACCGGCGAAAGTGGCGGCGAACCGCGCAACGTGTCCTCGCCCGACATCAACACCGAGGACTTCAGCGCTGCCGTCGATTTCCTCGGTCTGCACGCCAAGGTTGATCGTGAGCGCATCGGCATCATCGGCATCTGCGGCTTTGGTGGCATGGCGCTCAACGCCGCCGCTATCGACAAGCGCATCAAGGCCGTGGCCTCCAGCACGATGTATGACATGTCTCGAGTCATGGCCCGCGGTTACTTCGACAGCATGACCCTCGAGGAGCGCACCAAGACCCTCGAACAACTCGGCGAACAACGTTGGAAGGACGCCGCCGCCGGCGAGCCCGCCTACGGTCCGGTCTCGCTCGAACTGTCGGGCGGCGAGCCGCAGTTCGTCGTCGACTACGCCGGCTACTACAAGTCGAAGGAGCGCGGTTTTCACCCGCGTTCGATCAACTCCAACGCGTCGTGGACGATCACCAATCCGCTCTCGTTCATGAACATGCCGCTGCTCACCTACATCGCCGAGATTTCGCCGCGGCCGACCCTCATCATCCACGGCGCCGACGCGCACTCCCGCTACTTCAGCGAAACGGCCTACGCCAACGCCGCCGAACCGAAGGAGCTCTTGATCATCGAAGACGCCAACCACGTGGACCTTTACGACCAAGTGGATAAGATCCCCTTCGCCAAGCTCACCGAGTTCTTCACGACGAATCTCAAGTGA
- a CDS encoding carboxymuconolactone decarboxylase family protein has protein sequence MSSTQAQPASTPVESGLERVSPALAAYSQRTSLAELWQRPELSPRDRSIVTVSILVARGQTSALKTYVNLALDNGVKPGEISELITHLAFYSGWANATGAIEVVADIFAERGIGEDQLPAVAPELLPLDKEAEAKRASTVDAMVGPTSPGLVMFTADPLFLDLWLRPGLAPRDRSLVTVSSLIANGQAGQITFHLNKAMDNGLTQTEAGEVIAQAAFYAGWPNAFSAVSVFKRVFETRAE, from the coding sequence ATGAGTTCCACCCAAGCCCAACCTGCCTCCACGCCGGTCGAATCCGGCCTGGAGCGCGTCTCTCCCGCGCTCGCGGCATACAGCCAGCGCACCAGTCTGGCCGAACTCTGGCAACGTCCCGAGCTCTCCCCCCGCGATCGCAGCATCGTCACCGTGAGCATCCTCGTGGCCCGCGGCCAAACCTCCGCCCTCAAGACCTACGTCAACCTCGCGCTCGATAACGGCGTGAAGCCGGGCGAAATCTCCGAACTCATCACCCACCTCGCGTTCTACTCCGGCTGGGCCAACGCCACCGGCGCGATCGAGGTGGTGGCCGACATCTTTGCCGAGCGCGGCATCGGTGAGGACCAGTTGCCGGCGGTCGCGCCCGAGCTGTTGCCCTTGGACAAAGAGGCCGAGGCCAAGCGCGCCAGCACCGTCGACGCCATGGTCGGCCCGACCTCGCCCGGCTTGGTGATGTTTACCGCCGACCCGCTTTTCCTCGATCTGTGGCTCCGCCCCGGGCTCGCACCGCGCGACCGCAGTCTCGTCACGGTGAGCTCGCTCATCGCCAACGGTCAGGCCGGCCAGATCACCTTCCACCTCAACAAGGCGATGGACAACGGACTCACCCAAACCGAGGCCGGTGAAGTGATCGCCCAGGCCGCCTTCTATGCCGGTTGGCCGAACGCCTTTTCCGCGGTGTCGGTCTTCAAGAGAGTCTTCGAAACCCGCGCCGAGTGA
- a CDS encoding DapH/DapD/GlmU-related protein: MSTSTHSSPDIFARLRAGETVPFDDPECPRLREAAMVTRPLVLRLNQTADPDEMRALMSEITGQELDPSFGIFPPFHTNYGRQTKLGKNVFINFDCVFLDLGGITLEDGVFLAPKVSLLTESHPLKPAERHALKAAPIHIKRNVWVGAGATILGGVTIGENAVVAAGAVVSKDVPANTVVGGIPAKHLKTIE; encoded by the coding sequence ATGTCCACCTCGACCCATTCCTCACCCGATATCTTTGCCCGCCTGCGCGCCGGTGAGACCGTGCCCTTCGACGACCCGGAGTGCCCGCGACTCAGAGAAGCGGCCATGGTGACCCGGCCCTTGGTGTTGCGGCTCAACCAGACAGCTGATCCGGACGAAATGCGGGCCTTGATGAGTGAGATCACGGGGCAGGAGCTCGACCCGAGCTTCGGTATCTTCCCGCCGTTTCACACCAACTACGGTCGGCAGACGAAGCTCGGGAAAAACGTCTTCATCAACTTCGACTGCGTGTTCCTCGACCTCGGTGGCATTACGTTGGAGGACGGCGTGTTTCTCGCGCCCAAAGTGAGTCTGCTCACCGAAAGTCATCCGCTCAAGCCGGCGGAGCGGCACGCGCTGAAAGCCGCGCCGATTCACATCAAGCGCAACGTCTGGGTCGGCGCCGGCGCGACGATCCTCGGTGGCGTGACCATCGGCGAAAACGCCGTCGTGGCGGCCGGGGCGGTGGTGTCAAAAGACGTTCCCGCCAACACCGTCGTCGGCGGCATCCCCGCCAAACACCTGAAGACGATCGAGTGA